The following coding sequences are from one Luteimonas sp. S4-F44 window:
- a CDS encoding type II toxin-antitoxin system Phd/YefM family antitoxin translates to MTRTRFRTRIQTSSDVEVEDVMKTWQVQEAKARFSELLRASVEDGPQIVSHHGKPTAVVVPMEQWQRLQQRPRSLKALLQAPDGPDGLPLPPRGRLRRHDPEALD, encoded by the coding sequence TTGACCCGGACCCGATTTCGGACCAGAATTCAGACCAGTTCGGACGTAGAGGTTGAGGATGTCATGAAGACTTGGCAGGTTCAGGAAGCAAAAGCGCGCTTCAGCGAGCTTCTGCGCGCTAGCGTGGAGGACGGCCCGCAGATCGTCAGCCATCATGGCAAACCGACCGCGGTCGTCGTTCCGATGGAGCAGTGGCAACGGTTGCAGCAGCGGCCACGCAGCCTGAAGGCGTTGCTGCAGGCGCCCGATGGGCCGGATGGCCTGCCCTTGCCGCCGCGCGGCCGTCTGCGGCGGCACGATCCCGAGGCACTCGACTGA
- a CDS encoding YceI family protein, with translation MPLSASAADYEQAAGSSLAFAGKYQGEVFTGTFPDFRTTLAFDPADLTGAKLEVTIPIATATTRNDDYDGEMRGASFFDAGRFAQATYIATRFRDLGDGRYAADGELVLRGVRKPVTLTFTWTPGPRPLLSGRATVRRLDFGVGGGEWADTGTIPDEIAVATRVYLKPAN, from the coding sequence ATGCCGCTCTCCGCCTCCGCTGCCGATTACGAGCAGGCCGCCGGTTCGTCGCTGGCTTTCGCCGGCAAGTACCAAGGCGAGGTGTTCACCGGCACGTTCCCCGACTTTCGCACCACACTCGCGTTTGACCCGGCCGACCTGACCGGCGCCAAGCTGGAAGTGACGATCCCGATCGCGACCGCGACCACCCGTAACGACGACTACGACGGCGAGATGCGCGGCGCGTCGTTCTTCGACGCCGGCCGCTTCGCCCAGGCCACCTACATCGCGACCCGGTTCCGCGACCTCGGCGATGGCCGCTACGCCGCCGACGGCGAGCTTGTGCTGCGCGGCGTACGCAAACCGGTCACGCTGACCTTCACCTGGACCCCGGGCCCGCGTCCGCTGCTGTCGGGCCGGGCGACCGTGCGTCGCCTGGATTTCGGCGTCGGCGGCGGTGAATGGGCCGACACCGGCACGATCCCCGACGAGATCGCGGTCGCTACGCGGGTGTATCTCAAGCCTGCGAACTGA
- a CDS encoding glutaredoxin family protein: protein MTTTPALILYQRDDCHLCDLALAVLAQARAPAFDSVFIDDDDALEARYGSRVPVLRDAGRGVELDWPFDADAVRRMLA from the coding sequence ATGACGACGACCCCGGCCCTGATCCTGTACCAGCGCGACGACTGCCATCTGTGCGACCTCGCGCTCGCGGTGCTGGCGCAGGCGCGTGCGCCTGCGTTCGACAGTGTCTTCATCGATGATGACGATGCGCTCGAGGCGCGCTACGGCAGCCGCGTGCCGGTGCTGCGCGATGCCGGACGTGGCGTCGAACTGGACTGGCCGTTCGACGCCGATGCGGTGCGGCGGATGCTGGCCTGA
- a CDS encoding M23 family metallopeptidase has product MDVMQVASACVRCQSLHPDAAMEPMPGDLQVPSRAADAADATTQRGIGDGRAPGIIARMRRPSLSDLAPRARRLSPVIDVALAGGLAGLALALPSVVSAQTQTSAAWPTSPPAPMQGVPATASLPAVRLHRQPAAGRVGIVAENTLAGPVEVLLTADGATPGSDPPLPARATVPAHGRTLVAWLPDAADGAVTLTLRAVPGHPNARPRDVEYAYPLRGAPLRIAQGFGGGFSHRDPEHAHAVDFAVDEGTPVLAARDGTVMQVEAGMSGHARMGAAHDDLARANFVRVLHDDGTMALYAHLQRGGVIVVPGERVRRGQILGFSGNTGASTGPHLHFAVQANRGLRLESLPFRMFGPGGVLRFAHPPPD; this is encoded by the coding sequence ATGGATGTCATGCAGGTTGCCAGCGCCTGCGTGCGATGTCAATCGCTTCATCCGGATGCAGCGATGGAACCCATGCCGGGCGACCTCCAGGTTCCAAGCCGAGCCGCCGATGCGGCCGATGCCACGACGCAGCGAGGCATCGGCGACGGGCGAGCGCCCGGCATAATCGCGCGCATGCGCCGCCCGTCCCTTTCCGACCTGGCCCCACGCGCCAGACGCCTCAGCCCGGTCATTGATGTCGCGCTTGCCGGCGGCCTCGCCGGCTTGGCGCTTGCGCTGCCCTCCGTCGTCTCGGCCCAGACGCAGACCAGCGCCGCCTGGCCGACGTCGCCTCCCGCGCCCATGCAGGGGGTGCCGGCGACAGCTTCACTGCCAGCGGTCCGACTGCACCGGCAGCCCGCCGCGGGACGCGTGGGCATCGTCGCGGAGAACACCCTGGCTGGTCCGGTGGAAGTGCTGCTGACCGCCGACGGCGCGACGCCGGGCAGCGACCCGCCGCTGCCGGCCCGCGCGACCGTCCCGGCCCATGGCCGCACGCTCGTCGCCTGGCTGCCCGATGCCGCCGACGGCGCTGTCACCCTCACGCTGCGGGCTGTGCCCGGCCATCCCAATGCGCGCCCGCGTGACGTCGAGTACGCCTACCCGCTGCGCGGCGCCCCGCTGCGGATCGCCCAGGGCTTCGGCGGCGGCTTCAGCCATCGCGACCCCGAGCACGCCCACGCCGTCGACTTCGCGGTCGACGAAGGCACGCCGGTCCTGGCCGCGCGCGACGGCACCGTCATGCAGGTCGAGGCTGGAATGTCGGGCCATGCGCGCATGGGCGCGGCACACGACGACCTGGCCCGCGCGAACTTCGTGCGGGTGCTGCACGACGACGGCACGATGGCGCTGTACGCGCACCTGCAGCGCGGCGGCGTCATCGTCGTGCCGGGCGAGCGCGTGCGCCGCGGCCAGATCCTCGGCTTTTCCGGCAACACTGGCGCCAGTACCGGTCCGCACCTGCATTTCGCGGTGCAGGCCAACCGTGGCCTGCGCCTGGAATCGCTGCCCTTCCGCATGTTCGGCCCCGGCGGGGTCCTGCGCTTCGCCCACCCGCCGCCGGACTGA
- a CDS encoding O-succinylhomoserine (thiol)-lyase produces MSIQSPSFDPPACRPSTRAVRAGIDRDPAYGAVTPPIVLSSNFSFEGFERKRDYDYTRSGNPTRDLLGEALAALEGGAGAVVTPTGMAAITLVLNALLQPGDRLVVPHDAYGGSWRLFDALARKGHFELVTADLTDPRALADALACGPKLVLIETPSNPLLRITDLRFVIEAAQRAGALTVVDNTFLSPALQRPIDFGADVVLHSTTKYINGHSDVVGGAVVARDAEVHAQLAWWANALGITGSPFDSFLTLRGLRTLDARLRVHQENTAGIVDLLDTHPAVARVHYPGLVSHPGHAIAARQQSGFGAMLSFELTGRDPRAAVRAFVEGLQYFTLAESLGGVESLVAHPATMTHAAMSAEAREAAGISEGLLRLSVGIEALDDLLDDLQAALARAATVAGQAPAIRAGADA; encoded by the coding sequence ATGAGCATCCAGAGCCCGTCCTTCGATCCGCCCGCGTGCCGCCCCAGCACGCGTGCGGTGCGCGCCGGTATCGACCGCGATCCCGCCTACGGCGCGGTGACCCCGCCGATCGTGCTGTCGAGCAACTTCAGCTTCGAGGGCTTCGAGCGCAAGCGCGACTACGACTACACGCGCAGCGGCAACCCCACCCGCGATCTGCTCGGCGAGGCGCTGGCCGCGCTCGAGGGCGGTGCCGGCGCGGTGGTCACGCCGACCGGCATGGCCGCAATCACACTGGTGCTCAACGCGCTGCTGCAGCCCGGTGACCGGCTGGTGGTGCCGCATGACGCCTACGGCGGCAGCTGGCGGCTGTTCGATGCGCTGGCGCGCAAGGGGCATTTCGAACTGGTCACTGCCGATCTCACCGACCCCCGCGCGCTGGCCGATGCGCTGGCCTGCGGGCCGAAGCTGGTGCTGATCGAGACGCCGTCCAACCCCCTGCTGCGCATCACCGACCTGCGTTTCGTCATCGAGGCCGCTCAGCGGGCGGGTGCGCTGACGGTGGTCGACAACACCTTCCTGTCGCCGGCGCTGCAGCGGCCGATCGATTTCGGCGCCGACGTGGTGCTGCACTCCACGACCAAGTACATCAACGGCCACAGCGACGTCGTGGGCGGCGCAGTGGTGGCGCGCGACGCCGAAGTGCACGCGCAACTGGCGTGGTGGGCGAACGCGCTGGGCATCACCGGCTCGCCGTTCGACAGTTTCCTGACTCTGCGCGGGTTGCGCACGCTCGATGCGCGGCTGCGTGTGCACCAGGAGAACACCGCCGGCATCGTCGACCTGCTGGACACGCATCCGGCGGTGGCGCGGGTGCACTATCCGGGCCTGGTCTCGCATCCCGGGCACGCGATCGCCGCGCGCCAGCAGTCGGGCTTCGGCGCGATGCTGTCGTTCGAACTGACCGGCCGCGATCCGCGCGCGGCGGTGCGTGCGTTCGTCGAGGGCCTGCAGTACTTCACGCTGGCCGAGTCGCTGGGTGGCGTCGAGAGCCTGGTGGCGCATCCGGCGACGATGACCCATGCCGCGATGAGCGCGGAGGCGCGCGAGGCGGCCGGCATCTCTGAAGGCCTGCTGCGGCTGTCGGTCGGCATCGAGGCGCTCGACGACCTGCTCGACGACCTGCAGGCAGCGCTGGCGCGCGCGGCCACGGTGGCCGGCCAGGCGCCGGCGATCCGCGCCGGAGCCGACGCATGA
- a CDS encoding homoserine O-succinyltransferase codes for MSLVDTAPRHFDAGPDPAFVPTSSPANAATEDRALRGRIDVALPMRHAGLRHVGLRYELRGTPGAPVVFVAGGISAHRHVASSASYPEPGWSEALLGEGRALDPAHVQVLAFDFIGADGALDAPIDTADQADAVAALLDALDIPVLHAFVGYSYGALVGLQFAVRHGDRLQRLVAVSGAHRAHPYAAAWRALQRQTVALGQLQCADAQGLSLARQFAMLSYRTPEEFAERFDAAPEVVNGRVRVAAEDYLDAAGARYVACTPVAAWLRLSESIDLHRIEPGQVRVPTTVVAVEGDRLVPLADAVTLLEGLGPNGRLRVLRSPYGHDAFLKETDRIDAILAVALRDTDHGDPA; via the coding sequence ATGAGTCTTGTCGACACCGCGCCCCGCCATTTCGATGCCGGCCCCGATCCGGCCTTCGTGCCCACGTCGTCGCCCGCGAACGCCGCGACCGAAGATCGCGCCCTGCGCGGCCGCATCGATGTCGCGCTGCCGATGCGTCACGCCGGTTTGCGCCACGTCGGCCTGCGTTACGAACTGCGCGGCACCCCCGGTGCGCCGGTGGTGTTCGTGGCTGGCGGCATCTCCGCGCACCGCCATGTCGCCTCGAGCGCCTCGTACCCCGAGCCGGGGTGGTCCGAGGCGCTGCTCGGGGAGGGGCGCGCGCTGGATCCTGCGCATGTGCAGGTGCTGGCCTTCGATTTCATCGGCGCCGACGGTGCGCTCGATGCGCCGATCGACACCGCAGACCAGGCCGATGCCGTCGCCGCGCTGCTCGACGCGCTCGATATCCCGGTGCTGCATGCCTTCGTCGGCTATTCCTACGGTGCGCTGGTCGGGCTGCAATTTGCGGTGCGCCACGGCGACCGGCTGCAGCGGCTGGTCGCGGTCAGCGGCGCGCATCGCGCGCATCCCTACGCCGCGGCGTGGCGCGCATTGCAGCGCCAGACCGTCGCACTGGGCCAGCTGCAATGCGCCGATGCGCAAGGCCTGTCGCTGGCCCGGCAGTTCGCGATGCTCAGCTATCGCACCCCCGAGGAGTTCGCCGAGCGCTTCGACGCTGCGCCCGAGGTCGTCAACGGCCGCGTGCGCGTCGCAGCCGAGGATTATCTCGACGCCGCGGGCGCGCGCTACGTCGCCTGCACGCCGGTCGCCGCGTGGCTGCGACTGTCCGAATCGATCGATCTGCACCGGATCGAGCCGGGGCAGGTCCGGGTGCCGACTACCGTCGTCGCCGTCGAGGGTGACCGGTTGGTGCCGCTGGCCGACGCGGTGACGCTGCTCGAAGGCCTCGGGCCGAACGGTCGGCTGCGCGTGCTGCGCTCGCCCTACGGTCATGACGCCTTCCTCAAAGAAACCGATCGCATCGACGCCATCCTGGCCGTCGCCCTGCGCGACACCGACCACGGAGATCCCGCATGA
- a CDS encoding type II toxin-antitoxin system VapC family toxin, with amino-acid sequence MFLLDTNVVSELRKNRPHGGVQAWIGQAPESGLYLSAVTIGEIQAGIEITRGLDPAKASDIQVWLDELAGSYAVLPADAAVFRQWARLMHGRPDHHLEDGLIAATALVHGLTVVTRNLKDFRPFGVPVFDPFGYRG; translated from the coding sequence ATGTTCCTGCTGGACACAAACGTCGTTTCAGAGCTGCGCAAGAACAGGCCGCACGGCGGTGTGCAGGCCTGGATTGGACAGGCGCCCGAAAGTGGTCTTTACCTGTCGGCAGTGACGATTGGAGAAATCCAGGCCGGCATCGAGATCACCCGGGGACTCGACCCGGCCAAGGCGTCGGACATCCAGGTCTGGCTCGATGAGCTCGCTGGCTCATACGCCGTGCTGCCTGCCGATGCAGCCGTCTTCCGGCAATGGGCGCGGCTGATGCACGGCCGTCCAGACCATCACCTCGAAGATGGACTGATCGCTGCGACGGCCCTCGTCCATGGGCTGACCGTGGTTACACGGAACCTCAAGGATTTCCGCCCTTTTGGCGTGCCAGTGTTCGACCCCTTCGGGTATCGAGGCTGA
- a CDS encoding YceI family protein — MRLPQRLFVPCLLLALACAPAAARPAQYALDPVHTRVMLEIEHAGLSKAIGTVSGSQGTLVFDPADWSSARVEVSVPLDRVDFGDDRWNRAVRARNLLDTERHPSATFVSSRIEPRDATHAIVHGTLTLRGVSREVALDATFNAARRHPMPPFRRMVGFSATAQLSRADFGIDAWPSMIGDAVGLRIELEAVRERERGVGPDDADADADDAHDTAVGTDTPGDETP, encoded by the coding sequence ATGCGACTGCCGCAGCGCCTGTTCGTCCCCTGCCTGCTGCTGGCGCTGGCCTGCGCGCCGGCAGCCGCGCGGCCGGCGCAGTACGCGCTCGACCCGGTGCACACCCGGGTGATGCTCGAGATCGAACACGCCGGCCTGTCGAAGGCGATCGGCACGGTATCGGGCAGCCAGGGGACGCTGGTCTTCGATCCTGCGGACTGGTCGAGCGCGCGGGTCGAGGTTTCGGTGCCGCTGGACCGCGTCGACTTCGGCGACGACCGCTGGAACCGCGCGGTCCGCGCGCGCAATCTGCTCGACACCGAGCGCCATCCGTCCGCCACGTTCGTCTCCAGCCGCATCGAACCGCGCGATGCCACGCATGCGATCGTCCACGGCACACTGACACTACGCGGCGTGTCCCGTGAGGTCGCGCTCGATGCGACATTCAACGCCGCGCGCCGCCACCCGATGCCGCCGTTCAGGCGCATGGTCGGATTCTCGGCCACCGCGCAGCTGTCGCGGGCTGACTTCGGCATCGACGCCTGGCCATCGATGATCGGTGACGCGGTCGGCCTGCGCATCGAACTCGAAGCGGTGCGCGAGCGCGAGCGCGGCGTGGGTCCCGACGATGCAGACGCGGATGCGGACGATGCCCACGACACGGCGGTCGGCACCGACACACCCGGAGATGAGACACCATGA
- a CDS encoding DUF1521 domain-containing protein produces MSVSLSVSGQLPSAQSSASTQRTPDGRVQFENDNYRITAGDNDEVVVFNKNTGENYRIWGDPHVEIDGKHAFDFWGQTTFLLDDGTKVTIETTPWDQGGNGATVASVVTITDGDYGVQISGVDSNTHGDLAFQEFAGGGRLLDAAVRDGNVLLENENGSGFIAVDKNGNIQNVDQAFINATDELKNGGPDFLAHFAEIFSFFTGLMSIGFNGGLSLGSDNPNRAPEPAAQPVPWQFSLTLSISA; encoded by the coding sequence ATGTCCGTCTCGCTGAGCGTCAGCGGCCAGTTACCGTCGGCGCAGAGTTCGGCGAGCACCCAGCGCACGCCCGACGGGCGGGTGCAGTTCGAGAACGACAACTACCGCATCACCGCCGGCGACAATGACGAGGTGGTGGTGTTCAACAAGAACACCGGCGAGAACTACCGAATCTGGGGCGATCCCCACGTCGAGATCGACGGCAAGCACGCCTTCGACTTCTGGGGCCAGACCACATTTCTGCTCGACGATGGCACCAAGGTCACCATCGAGACCACGCCGTGGGACCAGGGCGGCAATGGCGCGACGGTGGCCTCGGTTGTGACGATCACCGACGGCGACTACGGCGTGCAGATCTCAGGTGTCGACAGCAACACCCACGGCGACCTGGCGTTCCAGGAGTTCGCTGGCGGCGGCCGTCTGCTCGATGCGGCCGTGCGTGACGGCAACGTGCTGCTGGAGAACGAGAACGGCAGCGGCTTCATCGCCGTCGACAAGAACGGCAACATCCAGAACGTCGACCAGGCCTTCATCAATGCCACCGACGAGCTGAAGAACGGCGGCCCGGACTTCCTGGCCCACTTTGCCGAGATCTTCTCGTTCTTCACCGGCCTGATGTCGATCGGCTTCAATGGCGGGCTGTCGCTGGGCAGCGACAATCCCAACCGCGCGCCCGAGCCGGCCGCGCAACCGGTGCCGTGGCAGTTCAGCCTGACGCTGTCGATCAGCGCCTGA
- a CDS encoding L-serine ammonia-lyase, which translates to MAVSTFDLYKIGIGPSSSHTVGPMRAGARFVARWLAEPGRLHEVVRVRAEVFGSLALTGRGHGTDKALMMGLEGHMPNRIDPDIIPDALARIRGERRLRLGGTHDIDFDEKRDLVMNKRQKLPFHTNGMRFTAYGADDAVIATRDYYSVGGGFVVNQDEAAEDRIVADTTQVPYPFASGDELIRQAQDSGLGIARLMLENEKVWRSEAEILDGLRELWAAMQSCVARGIREGGTLPGGLHVTRRAPALHAELAAKPEAAMRDPLTVLDWVNLYALAVNEENAAGGRVVTAPTNGAAGILPAVLHYYDRFIPNANEQGVFDFLLTAAAVGILYKENASISGAEVGCQGEVGVACSMAAAGLTAALGGTPSQIENAAEIGMEHNLGLTCDPIGGLVQIPCIERNAMGAVKAINASRMAFRGDGKHKVSLDKVIRTMRETGRDMRDKYKETSRGGLAVNVIEC; encoded by the coding sequence ATGGCAGTCAGCACCTTCGACCTCTACAAGATCGGCATCGGGCCGAGTTCCTCGCACACGGTCGGGCCGATGCGCGCCGGTGCCCGCTTCGTCGCGCGCTGGCTGGCCGAGCCCGGCCGCCTGCACGAGGTTGTCCGCGTCCGCGCGGAGGTCTTCGGCTCGCTGGCGCTGACCGGCCGCGGCCACGGCACCGACAAGGCGCTGATGATGGGTCTGGAAGGGCACATGCCCAACCGTATCGACCCGGACATCATTCCCGATGCGCTGGCGCGCATCCGCGGCGAGCGCCGGCTGCGACTGGGCGGCACCCACGACATCGACTTCGACGAGAAGCGCGACCTGGTGATGAACAAGCGCCAGAAGCTGCCGTTCCACACCAATGGCATGCGCTTCACTGCTTATGGCGCCGACGATGCGGTGATCGCCACGCGCGACTACTACTCGGTCGGCGGCGGCTTCGTCGTCAACCAGGACGAGGCGGCCGAGGACCGCATCGTCGCCGACACCACCCAGGTGCCCTACCCATTCGCCAGCGGCGACGAACTGATCCGCCAGGCGCAGGACAGCGGGCTGGGCATCGCCCGGCTGATGCTGGAGAACGAGAAGGTCTGGCGCAGCGAGGCCGAGATCCTCGACGGCCTGCGCGAACTGTGGGCGGCGATGCAGTCGTGCGTCGCGCGCGGCATCCGCGAGGGCGGCACCCTGCCCGGCGGGCTGCACGTCACCCGCCGCGCCCCGGCACTGCATGCCGAGCTCGCCGCCAAGCCCGAAGCGGCGATGCGCGATCCGCTGACCGTTCTCGACTGGGTCAACCTTTATGCGCTGGCGGTCAACGAGGAAAACGCCGCGGGCGGCCGCGTGGTCACCGCGCCGACCAACGGCGCGGCCGGCATCCTGCCGGCGGTGCTGCACTACTACGACCGCTTCATCCCCAACGCGAACGAACAGGGCGTGTTCGACTTCCTGCTGACCGCCGCGGCCGTGGGCATCCTCTACAAGGAGAACGCTTCGATCTCCGGCGCCGAGGTCGGCTGCCAGGGCGAGGTCGGCGTGGCCTGCTCGATGGCGGCCGCCGGGCTGACCGCCGCGCTCGGCGGCACACCCAGCCAGATCGAAAACGCCGCCGAGATCGGTATGGAGCACAACCTGGGCCTGACCTGCGATCCAATCGGCGGCCTGGTGCAGATTCCGTGCATCGAGCGCAACGCGATGGGCGCGGTCAAGGCGATCAACGCCTCGCGCATGGCCTTCCGCGGCGACGGCAAGCACAAGGTCAGCCTCGACAAGGTCATCCGCACGATGCGCGAAACCGGCCGAGACATGCGCGACAAGTACAAGGAAACCTCGCGCGGCGGCCTGGCGGTGAACGTCATCGAGTGCTGA
- a CDS encoding homoserine dehydrogenase has protein sequence MTTVVALHRARRTQPQPARLALLGTGTVGSAFVARYQRLAAQGVALPAMARICNSRTQIACGDDDPLAVLEQARAAASRRNGFPPWAEGESPRPGDIVVDATASETVADWHPEWLARGVHVVTANKLGNGGELGRAQAIAEAVGNEGGGRYGDSATVGAGLPLLRSLRALVAGGDRIHAVEGVLSGSLAWLFARFDGSQPFSALVHEARAAGFTEPDPRIDLSGEDVRRKLLILARAAGLPLSAHQVAVESLVPPVLAGCDVGALEAGFAELDTALAARWTAASAEGLRLCVVGRFDARGGASVGLRALPAHHPLCAGSGTDNRVAIHSDRYREQSLVIQGPGAGAEVTAAALLDDVLACAHP, from the coding sequence ATGACCACGGTCGTCGCCCTGCACCGTGCGCGCCGGACGCAGCCGCAGCCCGCCCGGCTCGCGTTGCTGGGCACTGGCACCGTCGGCAGTGCCTTCGTCGCACGCTACCAGCGGCTGGCCGCGCAGGGCGTGGCGCTGCCGGCCATGGCGCGGATCTGCAATTCGCGCACGCAGATCGCCTGCGGCGATGATGATCCGTTGGCGGTGCTCGAACAGGCGCGTGCCGCGGCGAGCCGACGCAACGGCTTTCCGCCCTGGGCCGAGGGCGAGAGTCCGCGGCCGGGCGATATCGTGGTTGATGCCACCGCCAGCGAGACTGTCGCCGACTGGCATCCCGAGTGGCTCGCGCGCGGGGTCCATGTGGTCACCGCCAACAAGCTCGGCAACGGCGGCGAACTCGGCCGGGCACAGGCGATCGCCGAGGCAGTCGGCAACGAAGGCGGCGGCCGCTATGGCGACAGCGCCACGGTCGGTGCTGGGTTGCCGTTGCTGCGCAGCCTGCGGGCGCTGGTCGCCGGTGGCGACCGCATCCACGCGGTGGAGGGGGTGCTATCGGGATCGCTGGCCTGGCTGTTCGCCCGGTTCGACGGCAGCCAACCGTTTTCGGCCCTCGTGCACGAGGCCCGCGCCGCCGGCTTCACCGAGCCCGATCCGCGCATCGATCTGTCGGGCGAGGACGTGCGCCGCAAGCTGCTGATCCTGGCGCGGGCGGCGGGTCTGCCGTTGTCGGCGCATCAGGTTGCGGTCGAATCGCTCGTGCCGCCGGTATTGGCCGGATGCGATGTCGGGGCGCTCGAGGCCGGATTCGCCGAGCTCGACACCGCGCTCGCGGCGCGCTGGACCGCAGCGTCCGCGGAAGGATTGCGGCTGTGCGTGGTGGGACGCTTCGACGCTCGCGGTGGCGCCAGTGTCGGTCTGCGTGCATTGCCGGCGCACCACCCGCTATGCGCGGGCAGCGGGACCGACAACCGCGTCGCGATCCACAGCGATCGTTATCGCGAGCAATCGCTGGTGATTCAGGGGCCCGGGGCCGGCGCGGAGGTCACAGCGGCGGCGTTACTTGACGACGTGCTGGCCTGCGCTCACCCCTGA
- a CDS encoding cytochrome b — protein MTLKNVERWGAVSQLLHWTVVVLILAVGIIGLTMGDMRPSPTKVQVYALHKSLGLTILALAVLRLAWRLFAGAPRPVPGTPRWQDRIATLTHWLLYALLLAIPLSGWTFNSAAGYPLQWFGLFNLPGLVARDPDLRGLAGQVHEWLFWTLVALALLHAAAALYHHLFLRDATLARMLPRGWLRSVSPPSPQD, from the coding sequence ATGACGCTGAAGAATGTCGAGCGCTGGGGCGCGGTGAGCCAGCTGCTGCATTGGACCGTCGTGGTGCTGATCCTGGCGGTCGGCATCATCGGTCTGACGATGGGCGACATGCGGCCCAGCCCGACCAAGGTCCAGGTCTACGCGCTGCACAAGTCGCTGGGGCTGACGATCCTCGCGCTTGCGGTGCTGCGGCTGGCCTGGCGGCTGTTCGCCGGCGCGCCGCGGCCGGTGCCCGGCACCCCGCGCTGGCAGGACCGCATCGCCACCCTCACGCATTGGCTGCTGTATGCGCTGCTGTTGGCGATCCCGCTCAGCGGCTGGACCTTCAACTCGGCTGCCGGCTACCCGCTGCAGTGGTTCGGCCTGTTCAACCTGCCGGGGCTGGTCGCGCGCGACCCGGATCTGCGCGGCCTGGCCGGCCAGGTGCACGAATGGCTGTTCTGGACGCTGGTGGCGCTGGCGCTGCTGCATGCGGCCGCCGCGCTGTATCACCACCTGTTCCTGCGCGATGCCACGCTGGCACGGATGCTGCCGCGCGGCTGGTTGCGCTCCGTCTCCCCGCCCTCACCCCAGGACTGA